One segment of Ureibacillus thermophilus DNA contains the following:
- a CDS encoding hemolysin family protein, with protein sequence MDGDIVGLTIKLAIFVLLILLSGFFVASEFAIVKVRATRIDQLVEEGNKKAIKAKKVIDNLDEYLSACQLGITITSLGLGWLGEPTVQILLSPIFNWIGITGPISEVLSFIIAFSIVTYIHVVAGELAPKTLAITKAEWVTLNLSGALYTFYKVMYPFIHLLNTSARGLARIFGVKSFNETDTAHTEEELRMIMADSFKSGEIKYSEFEYVNSIFEFSDRTAKEIMVPRTEISAIDKDVKLKDVFEVMGVEQYTRYPVIDGDKDHVLGLVNLKHLLTAYIQDPKNADKPITEYMQPIIRVIETVPISDLLLKMQHDRIHMAILMDEYGGTSGLVTIEDIIEEIVGDIQDEFDEDEIPEVQEISDGHYIIDAKMLIEDVNELLNIHINDEDIDTIGGWFWTQRYDAVEGDSFVYEGYEFKIKKLDGHHILYIEVIKLPEEQETNLYSIAE encoded by the coding sequence TTGGACGGAGACATAGTAGGGCTGACCATTAAGTTAGCAATTTTTGTCTTATTAATTTTACTTTCAGGATTTTTCGTTGCGAGCGAGTTCGCAATAGTGAAAGTACGTGCAACGCGTATTGATCAACTTGTAGAAGAAGGAAACAAAAAAGCAATTAAGGCTAAAAAGGTAATTGATAACCTTGACGAGTATTTATCTGCTTGTCAATTAGGTATTACCATTACTTCATTAGGTTTAGGTTGGTTAGGGGAACCTACCGTACAAATTTTATTGAGTCCAATATTTAATTGGATTGGCATAACAGGACCTATATCTGAAGTTCTTTCATTTATTATTGCATTCAGTATAGTAACGTATATCCATGTTGTGGCAGGTGAATTAGCGCCTAAAACGTTAGCGATTACAAAAGCTGAATGGGTAACACTGAATCTTTCAGGAGCGCTGTATACATTTTATAAGGTAATGTATCCTTTCATTCACCTTTTAAATACGTCTGCTCGCGGCTTGGCAAGAATTTTCGGTGTAAAATCATTTAACGAAACCGATACAGCCCATACGGAGGAAGAGCTTCGTATGATCATGGCAGACAGCTTTAAAAGCGGTGAAATTAAATATTCAGAATTCGAATACGTAAACAGTATCTTTGAATTTTCTGATCGCACGGCGAAAGAAATTATGGTGCCGCGAACAGAAATTTCAGCGATTGATAAAGACGTAAAGTTAAAAGATGTATTTGAAGTAATGGGTGTCGAACAATATACCCGTTATCCGGTCATTGATGGAGATAAAGACCATGTGCTTGGACTAGTTAACTTAAAACATCTATTAACGGCGTATATACAAGATCCTAAAAATGCAGATAAACCGATTACAGAATATATGCAGCCGATCATTCGAGTAATTGAAACTGTTCCGATTAGCGACTTATTATTGAAAATGCAGCATGACCGTATTCACATGGCGATTTTAATGGACGAATATGGGGGAACTTCCGGTTTAGTAACCATTGAAGACATCATCGAAGAAATCGTCGGCGATATTCAAGACGAATTCGACGAAGATGAAATCCCTGAAGTTCAAGAAATCAGTGATGGTCATTATATTATAGATGCAAAAATGTTAATTGAAGATGTCAATGAATTGTTAAATATTCATATTAATGACGAAGATATCGATACAATCGGTGGTTGGTTCTGGACTCAACGCTACGATGCTGTTGAAGGTGACAGCTTTGTATATGAGGGATACGAATTCAAAATTAAAAAATTGGATGGTCATCACATTTTATACATTGAAGTCATCAAATTGCCAGAAGAACAAGAAACAAATTTATACTCAATTGCCGAATAA